From a single Phragmites australis chromosome 7, lpPhrAust1.1, whole genome shotgun sequence genomic region:
- the LOC133924888 gene encoding wall-associated receptor kinase 2-like translates to MLRLFLLQLLLLACFSPSFVHSMESSASKCSNISIPYPFGIPGKSPSLSKGFEITCNPSGTGPVLPIGNSVFGILDISLLDGFVSILASANSQQCKGNHSVNLEGTIFTFSDTRNKFTAVGCNVVAMLLNGSSGYSGGCASFCSTKDNIINGSCSGVACCQAPVPKGLKKLELVFSIISNKDNSTPSCGEAFIVEQNSYMFSSLDLSNTNNTNPQYRPVVLEWSIDGGSCEEAKRSSYACRENTYCYNSSNGIGYRCNCSNGFEGNPYLQGPDGCQDIDECSNRNPCTHKCVNTEGSFYCMCPAGMRGDGLKGGTGCNGVGTLQIAIVAGFALLVLLLVLGFWTHWLVKKRKLAKIRQRYFMQNGGLLLKQQVFSRRAPLHIFTSSELDKATNYFSDNNIVGRGGFGTVYKGILSNQMVVAIKKAQRVDRSQMEQFINELVILSQVNHKNVVQLLGCCLETEVPLLVYEFITNGTLFHHLHNTSAPMSWENRLRIAVETASSLAYLHLATKIPIIHRDVKSSNILLDESFVAKVSDFGASRPMPYNQTHVTTLVQGTLGYMDPEYFRTSQLTEKSDVYSFGVVLSELLTRKKPIFDGTMEEVRSLALHFSMLFHQNQLLKIVDPEVAEEAGMRHVETVAKLALRCLRLKGEERPRMIEVAIELEALRRLMKQHLIKKSQPLLQESRCHEEMSIDVASSMRPDDDGIAEDESI, encoded by the exons ATGCTTCGCCTTTTTCTCCTGCAATTGCTCCTCCTCGCATGTTTCTCTCCATCCTTTGTTCATTCTATGGAGTCAAGTGCCTCCAAGTGCTCCAATATTTCCATTCCTTATCCTTTTGGTATTCCTGGCAAGAGCCCCTCCTTGTCAAAAGGGTTTGAGATCACATGTAATCCATCTGGAACTGGTCCGGTGCTTCCCATTGGAAACAGTGTGTTCGGGATTCTTGACATCTCATTGCTTGATGGTTTTGTGAGCATATTGGCTAGTGCCAATTCTCAGCAGTGCAAAGGGAACCATAGCGTTAACCTTGAGGGGACCATCTTCACATTCTCAGATACAAGAAACAAGTTCACAGCTGTGGGTTGTAATGTGGTGGCCATGCTGTTGAATGGTAGTAGTGGTTATAGCGGTGGCTGTGCTTCCTTCTGCTCTACCAAAGATAACATCATTAATGGTTCATGCTCTGGTGTGGCTTGCTGCCAAGCACCGGTGCCGAAAGGGTTAAAGAAGCTGGAGTTAGTGTTCAGTATTATATCCAACAAGGACAACAGTACTCCATCATGTGGCGAGGCCTTCATCGTGGAGCAAAACTCGTATATGTTCTCAAGTCTTGACTTGAGTAACACAAATAATACAAATCCTCAATACCGACCTGTTGTGCTTGAGTGGTCTATAGATGGTGGCAGCTGCGAGGAGGCAAAACGGTCATCATATGCCTGCCGGGAGAATACCTACTGCTACAACTCATCAAATGGAATTGGCTACCGCTGCAATTGCTCCAATGGGTTTGAGGGGAACCCGTATCTGCAAGGGCCTGATGGATGCCAAG ATATTGATGAATGCTCCAACAGAAATCCATGCACACATAAGTGTGTCAACACAGAAGGTAGTTTCTACTGCATGTGCCCAGCAGGGATGAGAGGCGATGGCTTGAAGGGGGGAACTGGTTGCAATGGAGTTGGTACGCTACAAATTGCTATAG TTGCAGGATTTGCTTTGTTAGTGCTTCTCCTTGTTCTTGGTTTTTGGACCCATTGGCTTGTTAAGAAGAGAAAACTTGCAAAGATAAGACAGAGATACTTTATGCAGAATGGTGGATTGTTGTTGAAGCAGCAGGTGTTTTCTCGGAGGGCGCCACTACATATATTCACCTCAAGTGAGCTTGACAAAGCAACCAACTACTTCAGTGATAACAATATTGTTGGTAGAGGGGGATTTGGTACTGTGTACAAAGGCATATTATCCAATCAAATGGTTGTGGCAATCAAGAAGGCACAACGAGTTGATCGGAGCCAAATGGAACAATTCATCAATGAGTTGGTCATCCTTTCACAAGTGAACCACAAGAATGTGGTCCAGTTACTAGGATGTTGTCTTGAGACAGAAGTTCCCTTATTGGTTTATGAATTCATTACCAATGGGACCctttttcatcatcttcacaATACATCAGCCCCAATGTCATGGGAGAACCGTCTAAGGATTGCAGTTGAAACTGCATCATCACTTGCATACTTACACTTAGCTACAAAGATACCGATAATTCACAGAGATGTCAAGTCATCAAACATACTCCTTGACGAGAGCTTCGTCGCAAAGGTATCCGATTTTGGTGCCTCAAGACCAATGCCATACAATCAGACTCATGTGACAACATTAGTGCAAGGGACACTAGGGTACATGGACCCTGAGTACTTTCGGACAAGCCAACTGACTGAGAAGAGTGATGTGTACAGCTTTGGTGTGGTACTTAGCGAGCTACTGACAAGGAAGAAACCTATTTTTGATGGTACAATGGAAGAGGTGAGAAGCCTAGCACTGCATTTTAGTATGTTATTCCATCAAAATCAGTTGTTGAAGATTGTAGATCCTGAAGTAGCTGAGGAAGCTGGAATGAGACATGTTGAAACAGTTGCAAAGTTGGCTTTACGATGCTTAAGGTTGAAAGGTGAAGAAAGGCCAAGGATGATAGAGGTTGCAATTGAACTTGAAGCGCTTAGAAGGCTGATGAAACAACACTTGATCAAGAAGAGCCAGCCTCTGCTTCAGGAGTCAAGGTGCCACGAAGAGATGAGTATTGATGTAGCATCTAGTATGCGCCCTGACGATGATGGCATTGCTGAAGATGAAAGCATATAG